gccccccccccacacccagccgggcaccccccttccctggggctggagagccagctccccctcccagccggaTCCCCGGGGGAACGGGGAGGGGCACAGCCACAGGGTGAGCGCAGAGCGGGGCCGGGGCCCGGTGGGACTCACCCCCGTTGAGCAGGACGTAGGCGCGGTCGCAGACAGCCGTTGGGCGGGGAGCTCAGAGGCGCAGGCGTCCACACGTCCCGGGGGCAGGCGAGTCCGATACAGGACGAAGCCGTGAGCCTGCGGCGGGCGCCGTGATCAGAGCCCCCAGAGAACTGCCCGtggggagctctgccagggccccagCCGGCTCCTTCCAAGGGTGCCAGTGGGGCCGATCCCAGGCCAGGCGCTGCCGGCACGCCATGCTGGCACCCAGCTGCCAGGCCCCGTgcccgccccaccccctcacctgctTCACGGCCTCGAAGGTCAAGGGGAAGGGGCTCCGGATGGGCCCGGCGGGGCACAGCACGTCCAGCAGCTCCAGCACCTCGGCCTGCTGCAAGAGAGCAGAGCGGCAGGCTGGGCGGGGCCCCACGGGCCGAGGACGCGGCTCCCGGGGCAGCCACTCACCTGCCGCAGGGGCACGGAGCCGTAGGCGAACTTGGGGGTGGCGGGCGGCATCGGGCCCTCAGGCAGCGGCTGGAACTGAACAGCAAAGCCCGTTAGGAGCCGCAGGCCGGGCCCGGTGCCTcccaaggggggaagggcagggggccggaGCCATGGCAGTCACTGGCCCCGGGCCCTGGCGTTTGCTTGCAAGCAGGTCcctgccgggggcagagccccctCGCCCAGCAGCGAGCGGGGGTCACGGCGCCGGCGCTgagggggcccggggctggcaggACCGAGCCGCCTGCGGGGCACAGGCAACGCGCCGGTGCTGCTCTCTGCCCGGGGcgccgcgggggcggggcctggctccggTACCTTGCCGATCACCGTCCGGATGGCAAAGAGCTTCTCGGTGGGGTCGCCGGCCTCCGAGAGCGGCGCGTCGTAGTCGTAGCTGGTGGTGACGGGCTGGTAGCGGCCCTTGTAGTCGgcacctggcagggcaggggagtgagcCCGGGGCCCAGGCGAACGGCAccgcggcgctgcagggacctgccggccccaggccccgtgTGGCTCCCCCCGGAGGGGGCTACTCACCGCTCCAGTAGCCGAAGTTGGTGCCCCCCTGGAACATGTACCTAGGCGGCAACCCAGAGGGGGCTGTCAGAGTCCAGCGCGGCCCCCCCGCTTCCTGAGACCCCagcgagggacccccccccgcttcctgagaccccagcgcgggaccccccccctccccgcttcctgagaccccagcgcgggacccccccccgcttcctgagaccccagcgagggacccccccctccccgcttctgAGACCCCAGcgagggacccccccgccccgcttcctgagaccccaagcgagggaccccccccgccccgcttcctgagaccccagcgcgggacccccccgccccgcttcctGAGACCCCAGCGAGGGACCCCCCTGCCCCGCTTCCTGAGACCCCAGCGagggaccccccccgccccgcttcctgagaccccagcgcgcgacccccccgccccgcttcctgagaccccagcgagggaccccccccgccccgcttcctgagaccccagcgcgggacccccccgccccgcttcctGAGACCCCAGCGAGGGACCCCCCTGCCCCGCTTCCTGAGACCCCAGCGAGGGACCCCCCGCCCCGCTTCCTGAGACCCCAGCGAGGGACCCCCCGCCCCGCTTCCTGAGACCCCAGCGCGGGACCCCCCTGCCCCGCTTCCTGAGACCCCAGCGAGGGACCCCCCGCCCCGCTTCCTGAGACCCCagcgagggaccccccccccgcttcctgagaccccagcgagggacccccccgccccgcttcctGAGACCCCAGCGAGGGACCCCCCGCCCCGCTTCCTGAGACCCCAGCGCgcgacccccccgccccgcttcctgagaccccagcgagggacccccccgccccgcttcctGAGACCCCAGCGAGGGACCCCCCGCCCCGCTTCCTGAGACCCCAGCGCGCGACCCCCCTGCCCCGCTTCCTGAGACCCCagcgagggacccccccccccccgcttcctgaGACCCCAGCAAGGGACCCCCCACCCCGCTTCCTGAGACCCCAgcacgggacccccccccgcTTCCTGAGACCCCAGCGAGGGACCCCCCACCCCGAGCACAGCCGGCCCACGAACCCACCGCggcatgggcagggagggtgctcAGGCCACATAGACCCACGGCCACACGGGCCacctgcctggagcagggacgGGGAGCCCCTCGGGCCAGCCTgggggagctccgggccctgcaTGGCTCAGGACACGATCCAGGGAgagggggcccaggccctccAGCGCTGGCAGCACCAGCCCCCTGCGCCCAACGCAGCCCGGAGCCGGACCCGGCAGAACCACCCCatggccaggccccagccccgcGCCCGACAGTCACATGTTGacgctggctcccagctgcagcatgTCCTGGAGGCCCCGAGCCACCCGGGCGGGGTCGGTGCCCGCGTGCGCCTCGCCCCAGTAGTCCAGCCAGCCCGTGTAGTACTCCGAGTTCACCTGGGGAGACGGGCCGTTACCCCTGCCCCACGGCAGCCCCCCCCGCTTGGACCCGCAGGCCCCCCAAGCCTGCTCAGACCCCTGaacccccccagccctacccgaaccccagtgccctgcccagccctcacatcccagagccccagccccccaaaccAGTGACACCCCAcaccaccctgcaccccctcaagccccaccctACACCCCCGGAGCCCCAGCCACGACCCAGAGCGACCTTCCGAGACCTCTTGCCACAACAAcccccccacggcccagccccctctcaccaggGGTCCCTGGGGCTCATAGAGTCGCTGAGGGGCAAACGCAGCCGTCATGTTGGGGCCTGGAGGACAGAAGGGAGGCAGATCAGCAGGGCCCATGTGCCCATCctgccccgagccagccccccgttgtacccccagcctgtccctgccGAGCCTCCCccttcgccctgccctgccccccatcccctccaagcctcccccttcgccctgccccccatcccctccaagCCTTCCccttcgccctgccctgccccctatcccctccaagcctccccctttgccctgccccccatcccctccaagcctccccctttgccctgccccccatcccctccaagcctcccccttcaccctgccctgccccctatcCCCTCCAAACCTCCCccttcgccctgccctgccccccatcccgttggagccagccccccattatcctcccccaagcctgcccccggcccggccccagcaCCTGGCCCGAAGTCCACGGTGGCGTAGAGGCCCTGCAGGGTGCCGCAGCGCAGCTCGGCTGGGCTGTTGCCGTCGGTGGTGAAGAGCAGCACGTCGGGGCCCAGCCGGGCGCGGAAGGTGGCCAGCAGGTGCCGCAGGTAGTCGTAGTCGCAGGCGGCGTAGCTGCCGTACTCGTTCTCCACCTGCGGAGCCGGAGGTGCCGGGAGCCAGCCTGGGGTGggctcaccccccaccccgccgcgctgggggaggggagaggtcggggaccccgctgggcccctggagCCCGACTCCCCATGCCGCTGCTTAGCCAGTCTCAGGACGCCCCACACCCCGCGTGGCCCCTGCTGCACAGCCAGGGGCTatgggatcagggcagggggctccctgactcccagagctggaagggacctcgagagttgtccagtccagtccctgcccccatagcaggaccgagcaccgtccctgagggtctgtctacactaccaccctattccgaactaccgtgactcctcatggaacaaggtgtacccgTAGCTCGgcataggaagcctagtccgaactacctagtccgtgccgcgtgtagccacgtgtagccgcgggcatggagtctgaactagcggacatttaaaaatggcggcacccggctttatgcaaatgaagcctgggaaattcaaatcccgggcttcatttgcaactccggttgcctacattaaccaccctagttcaaactagggggctagtgtagacagaccctgggaGATTTACCCCACATCCCTGAATGGCCCCTCAAGGAtcgaactcacaaccctgggcttagcaggccaatgctcaaaccaccgagATAGCCCATGGAGGGGTTCCGGAGTCAGGGGGGTTCTGGAGTCAGGCGTCTGGGGGGGTTCCGGAGTCAGGTGTCCGGGGGGGTTCCGGAGTCAGGCGTCCAGGGGGGTTCCCGTGGGGGCAGTGCTGAGtcataaatctctaaactcaggggttgtaccatttgactggagaattgctaatatagttccgatttttaagaaatggaaaaaaagcgacccgggtaactataggcctgttagtttgacatctgtagtatgtaagatcctggaaaaaaatttgaaggagaaagtagagacattgaggctaatggcaattgggacaaattacaacatggttttacaaaaggtagatcgtgccaaaccaacctgatctccttttttgagaaagtaacagattttttagataaaggaaatgcagtggatctaatctacctcgactttagtaaggcatttgatacagtaccacatggggaattattggttaaattggaaaagatggggattaatatgaaagttgagaggtggataagcaactggttaaagggagactacagcgggtcatactgaaaggtgaactgtcgggttggaggaaggttactagcggagttcctcagggatcagttttggggccaatttcatttaatctttttattgctgatcttggcaccaaaagtggaagtgtcctaataaaatttgcggatgacacaaagttgggagctattgccaattcagaaaaggattggaatatcatacaggaagatctggatgaccttgtaaattggagtgatagcaataggatgaaatttcatAGTGAGAAGTgcaaggttatgcatttagggattaataacaagaattttagttataagctggggacacatcagttggacgtaacggaggaggagaaggacctcggagtcctggtagatcacaggatgactatgagtcgccattgtgacatggccgtgaaaaaggctaatacgatcttgggatgtattaggcgaggtatttccagtagggataaggaggtgttagtgccgttatacaaggcattggtgagaccccatttggaatactgtgtgcagttctggtctcccatgtttaagaaggatgaattcaaactggaacaggtacaaagaagggcccctgggatgatccaaggaatggaaaacctgtcttatgaaaggagactcaaggagcttggcttgtttactttaaccaaaagaaggcagaggggggacatgattgcactttttaaatatattagagggataaataccagcgagggagaggaattatttaagtttaataccaatgtggacacaagaacaaatggatataagctggctagtaggaagtttagacttgagattagacgaaggtttctaaccattagaggagtgaggttctggaacggccttccaagggaagtagtgggggcaaaagatctatctggtttcaagattaaactagatgggtttatgaaggggatggtttgatgagataacaggatcttggtaactaattgtccattcattatcagtgggaataggtcaatggagggatgataggagttactatagagaactttctgggtgtctggctggtgagtcttgcccacatgctcagggtttagctgatcgccatatttggggtcgggaaggaattttcctccagggtagattggcagaggccctggaggtttttcgccttcctctgtagcatggggtacagatcacagctggaggattctctgcatcttggggtcttcaaagtatttgaaggcttcaatatctgagatataagtgagaggattattctgggaggggtgggtgagattctgtggcctgcactgtgcagggggtcagactagatgatcataatcatctagagattccagaagactggaaaagggcaaatattgtgcccatctataaaaaggggaataagaacaacccaggaaactacagaccggtcagtttaacgtctgtcccagggaagataatggagcaggtaattaaggaaatcaaatgcaaacacttggaaggtaataaagtgatagggaatagccagcatgggtttgtgaagaacaagtcatgccaaactaatctgatagctttctttgataggataacgagccttgtggataagggagaagcggtggatgtcatatacctagactttagtaaggcatttgatacggtctcgcatgatattcttattgttaaactaggcaaatataacttagatagggccacgataaggtgggtgcataattggctggataaccgtagtcagagagttgttgttaacggttctaaatcctgctggaaagggataacaagtggagttcctcaagggtctgttttgggacccgtactgttcaatatcttcatcaatgatatagatattgggatagagagtacgcttattaagtttgcagatgataccaaactgggtggggttgcaacttctttggaggatagggacataattcaaaatgaccttagcaagttagagaaatggtcagaggtaaacaggatgaggtttaataaagagaaatgcaaagtgctccacttaggaaggaacagtcagttccatacatacaagatgggaagcgactgtctaggaaggagcatggcggaaagggatctaggggtcatagtggaccacaagttgaatatgagtcaacagcgtgatgctgttgcaaaaaaagcaaatatgattctaggttgtatcaacaggtgtgttgtaagcaaaactcgtgaagtcattctgccgctctactctgcgctagttaggcctcagctggagtactgtgtccagttctgggcgccacatttcaggaaagatgtggagaaattggaaagggtacagagaagagcgacaagaatgattaaaggtttagagaacatgacctatgaagccaggcttcatgaactgggcttgtttagtttggaaaaaagaagattaaggggggacatgatagcggttttcaaatatctaaaagggtgtcacaaggaggaaggagaaaatttgttcctcttggtttctgaggacaggacaaggagtaatgggcttaaagtgcagcaggggaggtttagattggacattaggaaaaaattcctaactgtcaggatggtcaaatattggaataaattgccaagggaggtggtggaatctccctctctggagatgtttaagaacaggttagatagacatctgtcagggatggtgtagacggagcttggtcctgccttgagggcggggggctggactcgacgacctctcgaggtcccttccagtcctatgattctatgattctataatggtcccttctgaccttaaagtctatgagtctatgggtcggggggggcaggggcctccCATGGGGGGTTCCAGAGTCAGGAGTCTGGGGGGGTTCCGGAGTCAGGCATCCGGGGGGGTTCCCGTGGGGGCAGTGCTGAGTCAGGGATCCGGGGGGTTCCCGTGGGGGCAGTGCTGAGTCAggggtctgtggggggcaggggcctccCGTGGGGGGTTTCGGAGTCAGGGGGGGTTCCCGTGGGGGGAGTGCTGAGTCAGGGGTCTGTGGGGGGTAGGGGCCTCCCGTGGGGGGGTTCCGGAGTCAGGGGTCCATGGGGGCGGGTGGCTATGGAGTCAGGgtatggggcagggcagggggttctgctggggagcagtgttccctggtaggggctggggcaggcttggGAGGAAGCCGGGaggggccctgggccccgcacccaCCTGGACGCTGATAATGTTCCCCCCGTTCTGGTAGAGGTGGGGCCGGACGCGGGGCAGCAGCACGCCCAGCCAGGAGTCCACGGCCCGCAGGTAATCTGGGAGCGGAGACAGCAGCTGggctcagccccccgccccctgcagggcaggcCCCGAGCTGGGCCCAgagcaccagcccccccccccccccgcatggttCCCAGCTCGCCCGGGCGCAGCCGAGGCccgtcggggaggggggggggggctgccctgcctTTGGGGAGGGGTGAGGAGCCGAATGCCAGAACCCCCACGGCCTGGCCCAGGAGCTGGGGGCTCCCTTACCTGGGTCTGAGGAGCGCAGGACAATGTCTGGTTTCCAcagcagccaggcagggaggccgCCCTAGAGAAACAGCCCAGAGGGGAAAGACTTGCGGCTctggggcaagtggaaggagctggaaggtCTGATTGGCCTGTGGCACAGAACTGCCAGTGAAGGGCAGAAGCAGAGCCaagcggggctgtggggcgggaccgaggggcaccggcagggctgtgggggcaggggctgtggggtgggagtgaggggcaccggcagggctgggggggcaggggctgtgggtgggaccgaggggcaccggcagggttgggggggcaggggctgtggggtgggagtgaggggcaccggcagggctgggggggcaggggctgtggggtgggagtgaggggcaccggcagggctgggggggcaggggctgtggggtgggagtgaggggcaccggcagggctgggggggcaggggctgtggggtgggagtgaggggcaccggcagggctgggggggcaggggctgtggggtgggagtgaggggcaccggcagggctgggggggcaggggctgtggggtgggagtgaggggcaccggcagggctgggggggcaggggctgtggggtgggagtgaggggcaccggcagggctgggggcgcaggggctgtggggtgggagtgaggggcaccggcagggctgggggggcaggggctgtggggtgggagtgaggggaccggcaaggctgggggggcaggggctgtgggtgggaccGAGGGGTCTGGCAGAACAGCCTGGGACGCTCTCACCATCTCCCACTCAGCGCAGATGTAGGGCCCGGGCCGCAGGATcaccagcaggcccagctccgcCGTCAGCTCCAGGAAGCTCCCCAGGTCCCGGTCCCCAGAGAAGTCGTAGACCCCGGGCAGCGGCTCGTGGTAATTCCAGGGGACATAGCTGGGAGAGAGGCTCAGTGAAAGGAGCAGCCGCAGGGTCCACACAccctggaggggttcacaggTACCAGGGTCTGCACGCCCTGGAGAGGTACACAGGCGCCAGGGTCCGCACGccctggaggggttcacaggcaccagggtcCGCACACCCTGCAGGGGTACACAGGCGCCAGGGTCCGCACGccctggaggggttcacaggcgCCAGGGTCCGCACACCCTGCAGGGgttcacaggcaccagggtctgcacgccctggaggggttcacaggcgCCAGGGTCCGCACGACCTGGAGGGGTACACAGGCGCCAGGGTCCGCACGccctggaggggttcacaggcaccagggtctgcacgacctggaggggttcacaggcaccagggtctgcacgccctggaggggttcacaggcgCCAGGGTCCGCACACCCTGCAGGGGTTCACAGGCGCCAGGGTCTGCACGccctggaggggttcacaggcgCCAGGGTCTGCACGACCTGGAGGGGTACACAGGCACCAGGGTCCGCACGccctggaggggttcacaggcaccagggtctgcacgacctggaggggttcacaggcaccagggtctgcacgacctggaggggttcacaggcaccagggtccgcacgccctggaggggttcacaggcaccagggtccgcacaccctggaggggttcacaggcaccagggtctgcacgacctggaggggttcacaggcaccagggtcCGCACGAcctggaggggttcacaggcaccagggtccgcacgccctggaggggttcacaggcaccagggtctgcacgccctggaggggttcacaggcaccagggtccgcacgccctggaggggttcacaggcaccagggtccgcacgccctggaggggttcacaggcaccagggtctgcacgccctggaggggttcacaggcaccagggtccgcacgccctggaggggttcacaggcaccagggtccgcacgccctggaggggttcacaggcaccagggtccgcacgccctggaggggttcacaggcaccagggtccgcacgccctggaggggttcacaggcaccagggtcCGCACGAcctggaggggttcacaggcaccagggtccgcacgccctggaggggttcacaggcaccagggtccgcacgccctggaggggttcacaggcaccagggtcCGCACGAcctggaggggttcacaggcaccagggtcCGCACGAcctggaggggttcacaggcaccagggtccgcacgccctggaggggttcacaggcaccagggtccgcacgccctggaggggttcacaggcaccagggtctgcacgccctggaggggttcacaggcaccagggtctgcacgccctggaggggttcacaggcaccagggtctgcacgccctggaggggttcacaggcaccagggtctgcacgccctggaggggttcacaggcaccagggtccgcacgccctggaggggttcacaggcaccagggtccgcacgccctggaggggttcacaggcaccagggtctgcacgacctggaggggttcacaggcaccagggtccgcacgccctggaggggttcacaggcgCTGGGGTCTGCACGCCCTGGAGGGGTTCACTGGCGCTGGGGTCTGCACGCCCTGGAGGGGTTCACTGGCGCTGGGGTCCGCACGCCCTGGAGGGGTTCACTGGCGCTGGGGTCTGCACGCCCTGGAGGGGTTCACTGGCGCTGGGGTCCGCACGCCCTGGAGGGGTTCACTGGCGCTGGGGTCCGCACGccctggaggggttcacaggcaccagggtcCGCACACCCAGGAGGGGTTCACAGGCGCTGGGGTCCGCACGCCCTGGAGGGGTTCACTGGCGCTGGGGTCTGCACGCCCTGGGGGGGATGAGGGCATGTGCTGCCAGACACTGCAGGGACAGGGCTCAGAGCCGACCGCAGCCACTGGGATGGGAGCAGCCCGTCTGAGGCtctgggctcagggcaggcacCAGGGACCCCAGGGCTGAGCTATGTGGGCGAGTGGCCCTAGCAGGCCGCAGCTGGAGCAGGCCATGCCGGGGGCAGCATGCCGGGGGCAGTGCACCGGACACAGGCTGCGCCGGACACAGGCCGCGCTGGGGGCAGTACACTGGACACAGGCTGCACCGGGCACAGGCCGCGCCAGGGGCAGTGCACTGGACACAGGCTGCGCCGGGGACAGTACACTGGGGGCAGTGCACCGGACACAGGCCGCGCCGGGGGCAGTACACTGGGGGCAGTGCACCGGACACAGGCTGCGCCGGGGACAGTACACTGGGGGCAGTGCACCGGACACAGGCTGCGCCGGGGGCAGTGCACCGGACACAGGCTGCGCCGGGGGCAGCGCACCGGACACAGGCCGCGCCGGGGGCAGTGCACCGGACACAGGCCGCGCTGGGGGCAGTGCACCGGACACAGGCCGCGCTGGGGGCAGTGCACCGGACACAGGCTGCACCGGACACAGGCCGCGCTGGGGGCAGTGCACCGGACACAGGCTGCACCGGACACAGGCTGCACCGGACACAGGCTGCACCGGACACAGGCCGCGCTGGGCCCGCCCGAGGGGGGCGCTTACACCTGCACGGCGTTGAGGCCGCTCATGTACATCTTGCGGAGCCGGTCCCTCCAGGCCGGGCGCGGGACGCGGGCGTAGTGGATGCTGCCCGAGACGTAGCGGAAGGGGGCCCCGTCCTTCCGGAAGCAGTTGTTGGCATAATCCACCTGAAAGGAGGGGGCGCCGGcaccggcctggccccgcccagagCTGTCAGCACCCCGGCCCGGCGGTACCCCGGCTGCGCTGTCCTTGTGGGGGTGGGCAGCCGGCTCGCTGGACCCCGCAGCCCGGCCGAGCGCGGGGGGGGCTGCTCGCTCGCACCCACGCGGCCTGGCGGGTTTCACGTGGACGCACCCAGGTGTGGGCGTAGCCAGGCCACTTGCAGACCCGGCACCAGCTcccccggggcactggggctgcgGGTGCCAGGGGAAGCCCAAGgaccaggcgggggagggggagaagtgacaGCCCCGGAGCTCGGCATCCTtagctgctctgcccagccactgcccctcCAGCGCCACCCCAGGGCCgccctccccggccccccaccctgcccagccactgcccctcCAGCGCCACCCCAGGGCCgccctccccggccccccaccctgcccggccccgcccctccagcgcCACCCCAGGGTCgccctccccggccccccaccctgcccagccactgcccctcCAGCGCCACCCCAGGGTCgccctccccggccccccaccctgcccggccccgcccctccagcgcCACCCCAGGGTCgccctccccggccccccaccctgcccagccactgcccctcCAGCGCCACCCCAGGGTCgccctccccggccccccaccctgcccggccccgcccctccagcgcCACCCCAGGGTCgccctccccggccccccaccctgcccggccccgcccctccagcgcCACCCCAGGGTCgccctccccggccccccaccctgcccagccactgcccctcCAGCGCCACCCCAGGGCCgccctccccggccccccaccctgcccggccccttccccgtccccgggcccctgccccgtccccgtctcccccaccccccccccggcccctgccccgtccccgggccccccgcccctgccccgtccccgggccccccgcccccccgtcccctgcccctgccccggccccggccccttccccgtccccgggccccccgcccccccggcccctgcccctgccccgtccccgggccccccgcccccccggcccctgccccgtccccgggccccccacccccccggccccttccccgtccccggaccccccgcccccccggcccctgccccgtccccgggccccccgcccccccggccccttccccgtcccccccacccccccgccccctgccccaccccgggcccccgccccgctccccgccgcccccccggccgtgcccacctccagcagcagcagcagcagcagcagcagggcgcgGGGCGCGGGGCTCATGCTCGCGGCTCCCGgcagctggggaggcaggagcggTCACATGACGCCGCCTGGCGGCTCCCGGCCCCGGCTCCC
The nucleotide sequence above comes from Pelodiscus sinensis isolate JC-2024 unplaced genomic scaffold, ASM4963464v1 ctg97, whole genome shotgun sequence. Encoded proteins:
- the LOC142825640 gene encoding LOW QUALITY PROTEIN: beta-galactosidase-1-like protein (The sequence of the model RefSeq protein was modified relative to this genomic sequence to represent the inferred CDS: deleted 5 bases in 4 codons); this encodes MSPAPRALLLLLLLLLEAGAGAPSFQVDYANNCFRKDGAPFRYVSGSIHYARVPRPAWRDRLRKMYMSGLNAVQVYVPWNYHEPLPGVYDFSGDRDLGSFLELTAELGLLVILRPGPYICAEWEMGGLPAWLLWKPDIVLRSSDPDYLRAVDSWLGVLLPRVRPHLYQNGGNIISVQVENEYGSYAACDYDYLRHLLATFRARLGPDVLLFTTDGNSPAELRCGTLQGLYATVDFGPGPNMTAAFAPQRLYEPQGPLVNSEYYTGWLDYWGEAHAGTDPARVARGLQDMLQLGASVNMYMFQGGTNFGYWSGADYKGRYQPVTTSYDYDAPLSEAGDPTEKLFAIRTVIGKFQPLPEGPMPPATPKFAYGSVPLRQQAEVLELLDVLCPAGPIRSPFPLTFEAVKQAHGFVLYRTRLPRDVWTPAPLSSPPTAVCDRAYVLLNGEYQGRLERDGQAALNLTGQAGAPLDLLVENMGRINFGTNASDFKGLLQNLTLDSALLSDWLIYPLDVDAAVAQGWPLPTPQAGGSRARPGPALYTGSFQTPGIAWDTFVKFPGWSKGQLWVNGFNLGRYWARGPQQTLFVPGSLLSPSSPNNITLLELERPPPRPLLLFLDRPILNQTGALPPP